The genomic window AACGCGCCGGAGCGACGCAAGAGGCTGCGCGGTTTCTCCGCCGCCGAATGCGCCGCTCTGCTCGGCATGACAGCGCCGGAACTGCGCGGACTGGCACGTCGTGCCCTTCCAGACGCTCCCCCGCCCCGTGGCCGATTTACCTTCGAGCAGCTTACCATGTTGCGGCAGCAGCCGGGCGGCAGCCGGGCCAGGGCACGCCTGAAAGCGCCACGCGATCCGAAGCGGGAATCCCTGGCGACCGTGGTCTTCACGAACTTCAAGGGAGGTTCGGCCAAGACGACCAGCAGCGTGCATTTCGCGCAGTTCATGGCACTCGCAGGCTATCGGGTACTGCTGGTGGATCTCGACAGCCAGGGAAGCGCGACGGCACAATTTGGCTTCGATCCCGCGCATGAAGCTGGGCCGGAGGAGAGCTTCGCCGCCTGGACCACGGCCCGGGAGGATGGTCAGGAGATCGACGCCGCAAAGCTCTGCCGCCGGACCTACTGGCCAAGCATCGACATCGTGCCTGCCGGCGCCGCCCTTGCGGCAGCCGAGGAAAGCTTGGCGCGCCGTGCCGCATCGGGTCAACCGGAGGAGACCCTCTATTTCGAGGAATTTGGCGCCTTCCTCGATGCCCTGCCGCCCAGGTATGATGTCGTGGTGGTGGATACGCGGCCTGACGTGAACATGCTGATGACCGCAGCGCTCCATGCCGCCAGCGGCATCGTGGTACCCACCCGCGCGACGATGACGGACTTGGCCTCGACCGGGGAATTCTTCGCGCATCTGGCCGGCTATGTCAGCGACTTCACGGAGGCCTTCGGCGCGTCGCTGCCGCTGGCCTTCACCCGGATCCTGATCACAGCCTTCGATCCCACTGACCGCAGTCAGGAAGCGCTTTTCGCCCTGGCGCAGGAACGGTTCGGGGAGATTGTTCTGCCACGCCCCTTCCTCCATTCCCGCATCATCGGCACCGCCGGGCTGGGGAAGGAGACACTGTATGAATACGAACCTTCGACCGACCGGGCAGCCTATCAGCGCGTGCTGTCCAGCGTGAATGCCGTCAACCGGCTGCTGGAGCGGGAGGTGCTGTCCTTCTGGGGCCGTGCCCTGCCGGCCCAGGCAGATTGAGGAGAGCCGCGATATGAACCGCCCGACCAGCGCCCGTTTCGGTCAACTGGCCAAGGCCCTGCGGGAACGGGGCCCCGATTCCGAGGTCGCGGCCCCGGAGCAGGCCGCGGCCCAGCACCGCCCTTCCGCCGCCCTCGGCGCGGTGACGGAAGGCCTGAAGGAGCGGATCCAGCGGCTGGAACATGCCCTGGCCGGTGCCGGCGAGCGTGGCGACAGCCTGGAGCGGGAACTGGCCCAGGCCCGGGCCATCGCCGCCAAGGCCGGCGGTGAAGCCGATGAGTTCCTTTTCCTGGCACCGGAGCTGATCCACGACCCTCTCCCGCGCGACCGGATGCGCTCGGCATTCGCGGGGCCGGAGTTCGAGGCGCTGCTGGAAGACATCCGCGCGAACGGGCAGAACGATGCCGTGACCCTGCGCCGGGCGGGGGAGGGGCGGTTCGAGATCGCGGCCGGCCGACGGCGCCTCGAAGCCTGCCGGGTGCTTGGACGCAGCGTGCTGGCACGGGTGCGGATGCTGGATGACGCGGCCATGCTGCGTATCCAGTTCTCGGAGAATGAGCGGCGCGAGGATATCTCGGCCCTGGAGCGCGCCCGCTGGTTCGCCGAGGTGAAGGGACGGCTGAACGTGCAGGCGAAGGAGGTGGCGGCGCAGTTCGGCCTCGATCCCTCGACGCTCAGCCTCTACCTGCGGCTGGCGCGGTTCCCGACGGAGATCATGGACCGGCTGCGCGACCCGAGGAGGCTGGCCATGCTGCGCGCGCGGCGGGTCATGGAGGCCCTGGATGCCGACCCGCTGGCCTTCCAGCGCATCATCGACACGCTGGACGCCCAGAAGAACCCGGACCCCGATGAGCAGGTGGATGCCATGCTCCGCGCCGCGGAGGGACGGGAGGTCCGTCGCGGTGCCGCCCCGGCAGGGGCACCGGACCGGCGGCATGTGGTGCATGACGGCCAGCGTATCGGCACGCTGACGCGCAACGGAGGCCAGTGGATGTTCCGCTTCGCGACCTCGGTGCCGGAGGAAGCGGTGCAGGCCATCATCGACCGCCTGCCGGAGCTGATGCCCCCCGCGCCAGCCCGGGGTAAGCAGCGGTCCGCCTGAGGGCCGCGCCAGCCTCAGCCATTGTCACGGAAGCCCGGATAGAGCGTCATGCCGCCATCGACGAACAGCGTGGCGCCGACAACGTAATCCCCCATATCTGAGGCGAGGAACAGCGCCACCCGCGCCACGTCCTCCACCACGCCGATGCGACCGTAAGGGATCAGCCGCAGCAGGTCCCGCGCCGCGTCGCCCTCGGTGGCATCGGCGTTGATGGCGGTGCGGATGGCACCGGGGGCGATGGCATTCACGCGAATGCCTTCCTCCGCAACCTCCTGCGCCAGGCTTTTCATCAGCAGCGAGATCCCTCCCTTCGAGGCGGCATAATTGGTATGCCCTGCCCAGGGGATGACCTCATGCACGGAACTCATGCAAAGGATCTTGCCGCGCGCGCGGGAGACGCCGCGCTCTCCCTGCCGCCGGAACTGCCGCACTGCCGCCTGGGCACAGAGGAATTGGCCGGTCAGATTGGTGTCGATCACCTGTTGCCAATCCTCGAGGGTGAGTTCGGTGAAAGCGGCATCCTTCTGGATGCCGGAATTCGCCACCAGGATATCGACAGCGCCAAAATGCTCGACCGCGGCGGCGAACATGGCCTCGACCTCCGCTTGCTGAGAGACATCGGCCTTGACCGCGATGGCCTTGCCACCGGCGGCCTCGATCTCCCGCACCGCCTCCTCGGCGCCGTCACGGCTGCCGCGGTAGTTCACCACCACCGCCGCGCCTGCCTGCGCGAAGAGCTGCGCGATGCCGCGACCGATGCCGGAACTGCCGCCCGTCACCACTGCCACCTGGCCGTCCAGCCTGCATTCCATCGGGTGCTCTCCTACCATTGCCCGCTGCCATAAAGCCCCGGGGCCGCCGGGGTTTGCATCCACGGCCTCAGGCGGTGAGGGCAGGGATCAGCGCCTGCTCCACCAGCTCATGCAGGGCGCGGGCATGCCCACCGGCTCCGCCGGAGCGTTGGGTGGGGTCGGAGGTCATGACGATGCTGAGGCCAAGCGCGGGCACCACATGCGCCATCTGCCCGCCAAATCCCCAGGCATAGGCGCGCCAATACCCGCCGCGCCCGGTCATGAACCAGCCATAGCCGTAGCTGTCGCCCGTGAAGACCGAGGCCGTCCGCGCTGTCCAGCAGGCGCGCACCCAGTCTTCCGGTACCACCTGGCGGCCCTGGAGGTGCCCCATCTGCCGGAACATTTCCGCGAAGCGCAGCAGCGCGCGAGGGGAGAGCAGCATGTCATTGCCGCCGAAGGAGATGCCCTGCGGATCGCGTGGCCAGGGTGGGAATGGCGATACCCAGGGGCTGCCCCAGCCAGTCCCGCGCCAGGGCCAGGGTGCTGCGGCCCGTGACGCTGGTCAGGATGGCGGAGAGCAGGTGGCTATTGCCAGTGGAGTACAGCATCTGCCCTCCAGGCTCTGCGACGAAGGGGCGGGCCAGGGCGAAGCGCACCCAGTCCGGGCTGCTGACCCAGCGGCCATAGAGCGGGCCGGAGGTACGCTCCAGCCCTGCCTGCATGGAAAGCAGCTGGCCAAGCGTCACGCGCGCCAGGCGCTGGTCGGCGGTGGCCGGTAGCTTGTCCCGGAGCAGGGGCGCGATAGGCTGATCGGGGCCCCGGAGATATCCGCGCGCAATGGCGATGCCGACCAGTCCCGCGATGACAGATTTGGACACTGATTTGATGTTCACAGGCTGGTCGGGTGCCGGGCCGCGGAAGCGGCGCTCGGCGCGCTGCGCGACGATCAGCGTATGCAGAGGCGTCAACTCGGCGGCGCGCGCCAGGGCCTGTTGTAACCGGGCTTC from Roseomonas marmotae includes these protein-coding regions:
- a CDS encoding AAA family ATPase → MGDHVTAFRNVAEVLRAAQQVAIEVENAPERRKRLRGFSAAECAALLGMTAPELRGLARRALPDAPPPRGRFTFEQLTMLRQQPGGSRARARLKAPRDPKRESLATVVFTNFKGGSAKTTSSVHFAQFMALAGYRVLLVDLDSQGSATAQFGFDPAHEAGPEESFAAWTTAREDGQEIDAAKLCRRTYWPSIDIVPAGAALAAAEESLARRAASGQPEETLYFEEFGAFLDALPPRYDVVVVDTRPDVNMLMTAALHAASGIVVPTRATMTDLASTGEFFAHLAGYVSDFTEAFGASLPLAFTRILITAFDPTDRSQEALFALAQERFGEIVLPRPFLHSRIIGTAGLGKETLYEYEPSTDRAAYQRVLSSVNAVNRLLEREVLSFWGRALPAQAD
- a CDS encoding ParB/RepB/Spo0J family partition protein, giving the protein MNRPTSARFGQLAKALRERGPDSEVAAPEQAAAQHRPSAALGAVTEGLKERIQRLEHALAGAGERGDSLERELAQARAIAAKAGGEADEFLFLAPELIHDPLPRDRMRSAFAGPEFEALLEDIRANGQNDAVTLRRAGEGRFEIAAGRRRLEACRVLGRSVLARVRMLDDAAMLRIQFSENERREDISALERARWFAEVKGRLNVQAKEVAAQFGLDPSTLSLYLRLARFPTEIMDRLRDPRRLAMLRARRVMEALDADPLAFQRIIDTLDAQKNPDPDEQVDAMLRAAEGREVRRGAAPAGAPDRRHVVHDGQRIGTLTRNGGQWMFRFATSVPEEAVQAIIDRLPELMPPAPARGKQRSA
- a CDS encoding glucose 1-dehydrogenase, producing the protein MECRLDGQVAVVTGGSSGIGRGIAQLFAQAGAAVVVNYRGSRDGAEEAVREIEAAGGKAIAVKADVSQQAEVEAMFAAAVEHFGAVDILVANSGIQKDAAFTELTLEDWQQVIDTNLTGQFLCAQAAVRQFRRQGERGVSRARGKILCMSSVHEVIPWAGHTNYAASKGGISLLMKSLAQEVAEEGIRVNAIAPGAIRTAINADATEGDAARDLLRLIPYGRIGVVEDVARVALFLASDMGDYVVGATLFVDGGMTLYPGFRDNG
- a CDS encoding serine hydrolase domain-containing protein yields the protein MRRAWSQEARLQQALARAAELTPLHTLIVAQRAERRFRGPAPDQPVNIKSVSKSVIAGLVGIAIARGYLRGPDQPIAPLLRDKLPATADQRLARVTLGQLLSMQAGLERTSGPLYGRWVSSPDWVRFALARPFVAEPGGQMLYSTGNSHLLSAILTSVTGRSTLALARDWLGQPLGIAIPTLATRSAGHLLRRQ